A single genomic interval of Prunus dulcis chromosome 5, ALMONDv2, whole genome shotgun sequence harbors:
- the LOC117628097 gene encoding kunitz trypsin inhibitor 5-like, producing the protein MTLKAPYPLVFCFLLFAFSAKLGSVAADAAPSPVLDITGNKLQTGVDYHILPVIRGRGGGLTLASTSNKTSCPLDVVQEQNEVSNGLSLKFSPVNVTKGVVRVSTDLNIKFSATTICVQSTVWKLGKFDEQTGQWFVTSGGVEDNPGRQTTSNWFKIEKFGDDYKLAFCPTVCNFCKVICRDVGIFFQDGKRRLALSDVPFRAMFKKV; encoded by the coding sequence ATGACATTGAAAGCCCCATATCCACTAGTATTttgcttccttctctttgCCTTCTCAGCCAAGCTAGGGTCGGTTGCAGCCGATGCTGCTCCTTCCCCAGTGCTTGACATCACCGGCAACAAGCTCCAAACCGGAGTCGATTATCACATCTTGCCGGTCATCCGTGGGAGAGGTGGTGGGCTTACTCTGGCCAGCACTAGCAACAAGACCAGCTGCCCACTTGATGTTgttcaagaacaaaatgaGGTCTCCAATGGTCTTTCACTGAAATTCTCGCCTGTGAATGTCACGAAAGGCGTTGTTCGTGTATCAACTGATCTTAACATCAAGTTCTCTGCTACTACAATCTGTGTTCAATCTACGGTGTGGAAGTTGGGCAAATTTGATGAACAAACAGGACAGTGGTTTGTCACGAGTGGTGGGGTTGAGGACAATCCGGGTCGTCAAACCACAAGCAATTGGTTTAAGATTGAGAAATTTGGTGATGACTACAAGCTCGCTTTCTGTCCAACAGTGTGCAATTTCTGCAAAGTTATATGTAGAGATGTTGGCATTTTTTTTCAAGACGGGAAAAGGCGTCTTGCTCTCAGTGATGTGCCATTCAGAGCCATGTTCAAGAAAGTATGA
- the LOC117628945 gene encoding disease resistance protein RUN1-like, producing MAWLSNQRDSSSSSSSSLSSSFTPNRWSYDVFLSFRGEDTRDNFTGHLYTALCRRGLNTFIDDELRRGEEVAPTLFKTIQESMTSIVVFSENYASSKWCLDELVCILDCKESKNQIVWPIFHKVAPSDVRNQRGSFGEALSGHEANFRMDRVEKWKAALTQAANLSGWHFTEGHESNFIHNIVEEISLRTSNRTYLKVAKYPVGLESRVLDMDKLLCVGKTDVRMVGIWGIGGIGKTTIAKAVYGSIAHKFEGQCFLANVREMSSMPNGLVQLQNNLLSEILGGSTKFMVTSCHQGANVIEKRLHNKRVLLVLDDVDHRDQLDNLAGGPDWFGPGSRIIVTTRDKHLLTAHGVTSTYKAKELDFHESSELFSWNSFKRDNPPNDYVKLVGRAVCYTKGLPLALTVLGSHLCGRSIEEWKDALDSYELIPNKEIQEILKISFNGLEHFQKEVFLDIACFFKGEKKDDIVDILRSCDLFPVISIRVLIDKSLLAINEHNMLSMHDLLEDMGKEIVREESPNEPGERSRLWFHKDGTSRVRGIMINMPEKNEICLSAEAFSRMKNLRYLINLNARLIGNIDLPNELRLLNWYKYPLQSLPSNFQPEKLVALKMPSSNISRFGKGSTKLGTLKSMDFSGCEMLEEIPDFTGFPNLEKLFLRECSGLVGIHESVGYLEKLVTLTLQNCSNLTRFPTKLRLKSLKLLNMKGCRMLESFPEIEAGTMVLENINLECCENLRNLPRSIYELKHLQELEVRGCPKLISFPMKENSENPSRVSHESHSSLVFPKLRFLRVGDCNLSECDFLMPFNCVSTLTFLDLSGSSFVCLPKGINMFVSLEWLILRDCKKLQEIPQLSPCIKGINTGGCKSLERFSKLSNILEHNSQGSLQYSDLSNCHKLLKSLDFDVEKMASMLLSHSQTHQQHVPSKGECYEFSIILPGNDIPKWFGHRKQPVDPNYYDFNIKFPPNFTGKNTRLAFSAAFGTIDYTLPYDYDDYERYGFHVRVFINGDEIFSFHEHIISPGSDHVWLQYISLSNMRHWKRYWNEEDIMYKCEVRFLPSEPISLKACGVQLVYLGHGDDVENLGVTIEEIIDKNDNPI from the exons ATGGCTTGGCTGAGCAACCAAAGAgactcttcctcttcctcttcctcttccttgtCCTCTTCTTTTACCCCGAACCGGTGGAGTTACGATGTGTTCTTGAGTTTTAGAGGCGAAGATACACGTGACAACTTCACCGGCCATTTGTACACTGCTTTGTGCCGAAGGGGTCTTAACACCTTCATAGATGATGAGCttagaagaggagaagaagtTGCACCAACACTTTTCAAAACAATCCAAGAGTCGATGACTTCCATCGTTGTGTTCTCTGAAAACTATGCATCGTCCAAGTGGTGCTTGGACGAGCTGGTGTGCATCCTTGATTGTAAAGAATCtaaaaaccaaattgtttgGCCTATTTTTCACAAAGTGGCTCCTTCGGACGTACGAAATCAGAGAGGCAGTTTTGGTGAGGCGTTGAGTGGacatgaagcaaacttcagaATGGATCGTGTCGAAAAATGGAAGGCAGCTCTTACTCAAGCAGCAAATCTCTCGGGATGGCATTTCACGGAAGG GCATGAATCTAATTTTATCCACAACATCGTTGAAGAGATCTCACTTCGAACATCAAACCGTACATACTTGAAAGTTGCAAAGTATCCAGTAGGTTTAGAATCTCGCGTACTGGACATGGATAAGCTTCTGTGCGTTGGGAAAACTGATGTTCGAATGGTTGGGATATGGGGAATCGGTGGAATAGGCAAGACAACGATCGCAAAAGCCGTTTATGGATCTATTGCCCATAAATTCGAAGGCCAATGTTTTTTGGCAAATGTGAGAGAAATGTCATCGATGCCAAATGGCTTGGTCCAATTGCAAAACAATCTTCTTTCTGAGATTTTGGGGGGTAGTACAAAATTCATGGTGACTAGTTGTCATCAAGGAGCTAATGTGATAGAGAAGAGACTTCACAACAAGAGGGTTCTTTTGGTTCTTGATGACGTGGATCATCGAGACCAATTGGATAACTTAGCAGGAGGACCTGATTGGTTTGGTCCAGGTAGCAGAATTATCGTAACAACAAGAGACAAACACTTGTTAACTGCTCATGGAGTTACTTCAACATACAAGGCCAAGGAACTAGATTTTCATGAGTCTTCTGAGCTTTTCAGTTGGAATTCCTTTAAGAGAGACAACCCTCCAAATGATTACGTGAAGCTTGTTGGGCGTGCTGTATGCTACACAAAAGGCCTTCCGTTAGCTTTGACGGTGTTAGGTTCTCATCTTTGTGGCAGAAGCATAGAAGAGTGGAAAGATGCATTAGACAGTTACGAATTAATTCCTAACAAAGAAATCCAAGAAATACTCAAGATTAGTTTTAATGGATTAGAGCATTTTCAGAAGGAGGTTTTCCTTGACATTGCATGTTTTTTcaaaggagaaaagaaagatgataTCGTGGATATACTGAGAAGTTGTGACTTGTTCCCAGTAATTAGCATTCGAGTACTCATAGATAAGTCTCTCTTAGCTATCAATGAGCACAATATGTTATCCATGCATGACTTACTTGAAGATATGGGCAAGGAAATTGTCCGTGAAGAATCGCCTAATGAACCAGGTGAACGCAGTCGGTTGTGGTTTCACAAGGAC GGAACGAGTAGAGTTCGAGGCATAATGATAAACATGCCTGAGAAGAATGAGATATGCTTAAGTGCTGAAGCCTTTTCAAGGATGAAAAATCTCAGATATTTAATAAATCTGAATGCAAGACTTATTGGAAACATTGATCTGCCAAACGAGTTAAGATTGCTAAATTGGTACAAATATCCTTTACAATCCCTACCGTCCAATTTTCAACCAGAGAAACTCGTTGCCTTAAAGATGCCTTCAAGCAACATATCGCGGTTCGGGAAGGGCTCCACG aAACTGGGAACATTGAAATCTATGGACTTCTCTGGGTGTGAAATGCTAGAAGAAATACCCGACTTCACAGGATTCCCAAACTTGGAGAAATTGTTTCTTAGAGAATGTAGCGGTTTAGTTGGGATTCATGAGTCTGTTGGATATCTTGAAAAGCTTGTGACTCTGACTCTGCAAAACTGCTCAAACCTTACAAGGTTTCCAACAAAACTTCGCTTGAAATCACTCAAACTGCTTAACATGAAAGGTTGCAGAATGCTGGAGAGTTTCCCAGAAATTGAAGCCGGGACAATGGTCTTAGAGAACATTAATTTAGAGTGCTGTGAAAACCTCAGAAATCTTCCAAGAAGCATTTATGAGTTGAAACATCTTCAGGAACTTGAGGTTAGAGGCTGCCCCAAACTTATATCCTTTCCCATGAAGGAGAACTCTGAAAACCCATCAAGAGTTTCTCATGAGAGTCATAGCTCATTGGTGTTTCCAAAGCTAAGGTTTCTTCGAGTTGGAGACTGCAACTTATCAGAGTGTGATTTCCTTATGCCATTCAATTGTGTGTCCACATTGACTTTTCTAGATTTATCTGGAAGCAGTTTTGTTTGCCTTCCTAAAGGGATCAACATGTTTGTTAGCTTGGAGTGGCTTATATTGCGTGATTGCAAGAAGCTTCAAGAAATTCCTCAGCTTTCTCCATGCATAAAAGGAATAAACACAGGTGGCTGCAAATCTTTGGAAAGATTTTCAAAACTTTCGAACATTTTGGAACACAACTCACAGGGTTCTCTTCAGTATAGCGACTTGTCTAACTGCCACAAACTACTCAAGAGTCTTGACTTTGATGTGGAAAAGATGGCATCCATGTTACTTAGCCATTCTCAAACTCACCAG CAGCACGTACCTTCGAAAGGCGAGTGCTATGAGTTCAGCATTATACTTCCCGGAAACGACATTCCAAAGTGGTTCGGCCACCGGAAACAGCCAGTTGATCCTAATTATTATGACTTCAACATTAAATTTCCCCCAAATTTCACTGGGAAGAACACAAGATTGGCTTTTTCCGCTGCTTTCGGAACCATAGATTACACTCTCCCTTACGATTATGACGATTATGAGAGATATGGATTTCATGTCAGAGTCTTCATCAATGGTgatgaaatattttcatttcatgaaCACATTATATCTCCAGGGTCAGATCATGTGTGGCTGCAATATATTTCATTATCTAATATGAGGCACTGGAAGCGTTACTGGAATGAAGAGGATATCATGTACAAGTGTGAAGTTAGATTTCTTCCCTCCGAACCAATATCATTGAAAGCATGTGGTGTCCAACTAGTATACCTCGGCCATGGTGATGATGTTGAGAACTTGGGCGTCACAATTGAGGAGATTATTGATAAGAATGATAATCCTATCTAA